In Canis lupus dingo isolate Sandy chromosome 12, ASM325472v2, whole genome shotgun sequence, the following proteins share a genomic window:
- the WASF1 gene encoding wiskott-Aldrich syndrome protein family member 1 isoform X2 — translation MPLVKRNIDPRHLCHTALPRGIKNELECVTNISLANIIRQLSSLSKYAEDIFGELFNEAHSFSFRVNSLQERVDRLSVSVTQLDPKEEELSLQDITMRKAFRSSTIQDQQLFDRKTLPIPLQETYDVCEQPPPLNILTPYRDDGKEGLKFYTNPSYFFDLWKEKMLQDTEDKRKEKRKQKKNLDRPHEPEKVPRAPHDRRREWQKLAQGPELAEDDANLLHKHIEVANGPASHFETRPQTYVDHMDGSYSLSALPFSQMSELLTRAEERVLVRPHEPPPPPPMHGAGDAKPIPTCISSATGLIENRPQSPATGRTPVFVSPTPPPPPPPLPSALSTSSLRASMTSTPPPPVPPPPPPPATALQAPAVPPPPAPLQIAPGVLHPAPPPIAPPLVQPSPPVARAAPVCETVPVHPLPQGEVQGLPPPPPPPPLPPPGIRPSSPVTVAALTHPPSGLHPAPSTAPGPHVPLMPPSPPSQVIPASEPKRHPSTLPVISDARSVLLEAIRKGIQLRKVEEQREQEAKHERIENDVATILSRRIAVEYSDSEDDSEFDEVDWLE, via the exons GTAAATATGCTGAAGATATATTTGGAGAATTGTTTAATGAAGCACATAGTTTTTCCTTCAGAGTTAACTCATTACAAGAACGTGTGGACCGTTTATCTGTTAGTGTTACACAACTTGACCCTAAAGAAGAAGAAT tgtcTTTGCAAGATATAACAATGAGGAAAGCTTTCCGAAGCTCTACAATTCAAGATCAGCAGCTTTTCGACCGCAAGACTTTGCCTATTCCATTACAGGAGACATATGATGTTTGTGAACAGCCTCCACCTCTCAATATACTCACTCCTTATAG agaTGATGGCAAAGAAGGTTTGAAGTTTTATACCAATCCTTCATATTTCTTTGatctatggaaagaaaaaatgttgcAAGATACAGaggataaaaggaaggaaaagaggaaacagaag AAAAATCTAGATCGTCCTCATGAGCCAGAAAAAGTGCCAAGAGCACCTCATGACAGGCGGAGAGAATGGCAGAAGCTGGCCCAAGGTCCAGAGCTGGCTGAAGATGATGCTAATCTCTTACATAAGCATATTGAAGTTGCTAATGGCCCAGCCTCCCATTTTGAAACAAG accTCAAACATATGTGGACCATATGGATGGATCTTACTCACTATCTGCCTTGCCATTTAGTCAGATGAGTGAGCTTCTGACTAGAGCTGAGGAAAGGGTCTTAGTGAGACCACATgaacctcctccacctccaccaatGCATGGAGCAGGAGATGCCAAACCCATACCCACTTGTATCAG TTCTGCTACAGGTTTGATAGAAAATCGCCCTCAGTCACCAGCTACAGGCAGGACACCTGTATTTGtgagccccacccccccacctcctccaccacctcttCCATCTGCCTTGTCAACTTCTTCATTAAGAGCTTCAATGACTTCAACTCCTCCCCCACccgtccctcccccacctccacctccggCCACTGCTTTGCAAGCTCCAGCAGTACCACCACCTCCAGCTCCTCTTCAGATTGCCCCTGGAGTTCTTCACCCAGCTCCTCCTCCAATTGCACCTCCTCTAGTACAGCCCTCTCCACCAGTAGCTAGAGCTGCCCCAGTATGCGAGACTGTACCAGTTCATCCACTCCCACAAGGTGAAGTCCAGGggctgcctccacccccaccaccgcctcctctgcctccacctgGCATTCGACCATCCTCACCTGTCACAGTTGCAGCTCTTACTCATCCTCCCTCTGGGCTACATCCAGCTCCATCTACTGCCCCAGGTCCCCATGTTCCATTAATGCCTCCATCTCCTCCATCACAAGTTATACCTGCTTCTGAGCCAAAGCGTCATCCATCAACTCTACCTGTAATCAGTGATGCCAGGAGTGTACTTCTGGAAGCAATACGAAAAG GTATTCAGCTACGCAAAGTAGAAGAGCAGCGTGAACAGGAAGCTAAACACGAACGCATTGAAAATGATGTTGCCACCATCCTGTCTCGCCGTATTGCTGTGGAATATAGTGATTCAGAAGATGATTCAGAATTTGATGAAGTAGATTGGTTGGAGTAA
- the WASF1 gene encoding wiskott-Aldrich syndrome protein family member 1 isoform X1: MPLVKRNIDPRHLCHTALPRGIKNELECVTNISLANIIRQLSSLSKYAEDIFGELFNEAHSFSFRVNSLQERVDRLSVSVTQLDPKEEELSLQDITMRKAFRSSTIQDQQLFDRKTLPIPLQETYDVCEQPPPLNILTPYRDDGKEGLKFYTNPSYFFDLWKEKMLQDTEDKRKEKRKQKQKNLDRPHEPEKVPRAPHDRRREWQKLAQGPELAEDDANLLHKHIEVANGPASHFETRPQTYVDHMDGSYSLSALPFSQMSELLTRAEERVLVRPHEPPPPPPMHGAGDAKPIPTCISSATGLIENRPQSPATGRTPVFVSPTPPPPPPPLPSALSTSSLRASMTSTPPPPVPPPPPPPATALQAPAVPPPPAPLQIAPGVLHPAPPPIAPPLVQPSPPVARAAPVCETVPVHPLPQGEVQGLPPPPPPPPLPPPGIRPSSPVTVAALTHPPSGLHPAPSTAPGPHVPLMPPSPPSQVIPASEPKRHPSTLPVISDARSVLLEAIRKGIQLRKVEEQREQEAKHERIENDVATILSRRIAVEYSDSEDDSEFDEVDWLE, from the exons GTAAATATGCTGAAGATATATTTGGAGAATTGTTTAATGAAGCACATAGTTTTTCCTTCAGAGTTAACTCATTACAAGAACGTGTGGACCGTTTATCTGTTAGTGTTACACAACTTGACCCTAAAGAAGAAGAAT tgtcTTTGCAAGATATAACAATGAGGAAAGCTTTCCGAAGCTCTACAATTCAAGATCAGCAGCTTTTCGACCGCAAGACTTTGCCTATTCCATTACAGGAGACATATGATGTTTGTGAACAGCCTCCACCTCTCAATATACTCACTCCTTATAG agaTGATGGCAAAGAAGGTTTGAAGTTTTATACCAATCCTTCATATTTCTTTGatctatggaaagaaaaaatgttgcAAGATACAGaggataaaaggaaggaaaagaggaaacagaag CAGAAAAATCTAGATCGTCCTCATGAGCCAGAAAAAGTGCCAAGAGCACCTCATGACAGGCGGAGAGAATGGCAGAAGCTGGCCCAAGGTCCAGAGCTGGCTGAAGATGATGCTAATCTCTTACATAAGCATATTGAAGTTGCTAATGGCCCAGCCTCCCATTTTGAAACAAG accTCAAACATATGTGGACCATATGGATGGATCTTACTCACTATCTGCCTTGCCATTTAGTCAGATGAGTGAGCTTCTGACTAGAGCTGAGGAAAGGGTCTTAGTGAGACCACATgaacctcctccacctccaccaatGCATGGAGCAGGAGATGCCAAACCCATACCCACTTGTATCAG TTCTGCTACAGGTTTGATAGAAAATCGCCCTCAGTCACCAGCTACAGGCAGGACACCTGTATTTGtgagccccacccccccacctcctccaccacctcttCCATCTGCCTTGTCAACTTCTTCATTAAGAGCTTCAATGACTTCAACTCCTCCCCCACccgtccctcccccacctccacctccggCCACTGCTTTGCAAGCTCCAGCAGTACCACCACCTCCAGCTCCTCTTCAGATTGCCCCTGGAGTTCTTCACCCAGCTCCTCCTCCAATTGCACCTCCTCTAGTACAGCCCTCTCCACCAGTAGCTAGAGCTGCCCCAGTATGCGAGACTGTACCAGTTCATCCACTCCCACAAGGTGAAGTCCAGGggctgcctccacccccaccaccgcctcctctgcctccacctgGCATTCGACCATCCTCACCTGTCACAGTTGCAGCTCTTACTCATCCTCCCTCTGGGCTACATCCAGCTCCATCTACTGCCCCAGGTCCCCATGTTCCATTAATGCCTCCATCTCCTCCATCACAAGTTATACCTGCTTCTGAGCCAAAGCGTCATCCATCAACTCTACCTGTAATCAGTGATGCCAGGAGTGTACTTCTGGAAGCAATACGAAAAG GTATTCAGCTACGCAAAGTAGAAGAGCAGCGTGAACAGGAAGCTAAACACGAACGCATTGAAAATGATGTTGCCACCATCCTGTCTCGCCGTATTGCTGTGGAATATAGTGATTCAGAAGATGATTCAGAATTTGATGAAGTAGATTGGTTGGAGTAA